One Euphorbia lathyris chromosome 1, ddEupLath1.1, whole genome shotgun sequence DNA segment encodes these proteins:
- the LOC136211144 gene encoding F-box/LRR-repeat protein At5g63520-like, whose amino-acid sequence MARMDCALHEETIIVGDASGHSLCRSTNDSRHYDPDSYLLDAVALVFARDIHKSQDIGETQFHVTLSTGIMPFGHPLQAVCVIPKDTTSAWLSTRLQGHFEVMDSEGLLGEINSLFDDEESPPDLYIGVVQHRHYPCGSGSFISRASLAFYEVLGAERDFFIVNGFGIKSGDPILFYHSDSDTASTSCSDAYSNLATLKEECLPLRNGAPSSGGKEVFGGLIFSSYLRGETSNLNVESSPFHENFPEVPLAGVFCNGEIGRGSSRSISQEDDQAKSAPCCLHYHSTVYLVLSYTPPTSEH is encoded by the exons ATGGCAAGGATGG ATTGTGCATTGCATGAGGAAACAATCATTGTGGGTGATGCAAGTGGGCACTCCTTGTGCAGAAGTACAAATGATTCTCGACATTACGATCCTGACAGTTACTTGCTTGATGCTGTTGCTCTTGTGTTTGCAAGGGACATACACAAATCTCAGG ATATAGGAGAAACTCAATTTCACGTTACATTGTCAACAGGCATAATGCCATTTGGTCACCCACTCCAAGCAGTTTGTGTAATACCAAAAGACACGACTTCTGCATGGCTTAGCACTAGATTGCAGGGGCATTTTGAAGTCATGGACAGTGAGGGTCTCTTAGGTGAGATTAATAGTCTG TTTGATGATGAAGAATCTCCTCCCGATCTGTACATTGGAGTCGTACAGCACAGGCACTATCCTTGTGGATCAGGGAGTTTTATATCAAGAGCCTCATTAGCCTTTTATGAAGTTTTAGG AGCGGAGAGGGACTTTTTTATCGTCAATGGTTTTGGCATCAAATCTGGTGATCCCATCCTATTCTACCATTCAGATTCTGATACTGCTTCAACTTCATGCAGTGATGCCTACAGTAACCTTGCAACTCTGAAGGAAGAATGCCTTCCTCTAAGGAATGGTGCACCTAGTAGTGGAGGGAAAGAGGTGTTTGGAGGTTTGATTTTCTCTAGCTATCTCCGAGGTGAAACATCCAACCTCAATGTTGAGAGCTCCCCATTCCATGAAAACTTTCCTGAGGTTCCACTTGCAGGAGTCTTTTGCAATGGAGAAATTGGACGAGGTTCTTCAAGGTCAATAAGTCAGGAAGACGATCAAGCAAAATCTGCTCCTTGTTGTCTGCACTACCATAGCACAGTATACTTGGTATTATCATATACTCCACCAACTTCAGAGCATTAA